TGATGTTCAGCTCATCACGGCCAAGGAGCAGGTCCTCGCGGCGGGTTCCGGATGCGTCCACATCGATCGCGGGGAAAATCCGCTTGTCAGCCAGCTGCCTGGCGAGCCGGAGCTCCATGTTGCCCGTCCCCTTGAACTCTTCGAAGATGACCTCGTCCATCCGGGAGCCAGTCTCGATGAGCGCGGTCGCCAGGATCGTCAGAGAGCCACCGTTCTCGATGTTCCGGGCGGCGCCGAAGAATTTCTTCGGCGGATACAGCGCCGCAGAGTCGACACCTCCCGAGAGGATGCGCCCGGAAGCGGGAGCTGCTAGGTTGTAGGCCCGCCCGAGACGTGTGATGCCGTCGAGCAGCACCACCACATCATGACCGAGCTCGACGAGACGCTTGGCCCGTTCGATAGCGAGCTCCGCAACCACCGTGTGGTCCTCTGCGGGTCGATCGAAGGTGGATGCGATGACCTCGCCAGAGACAGTGCGCTGGAAGTCGGTGACCTCTTCCGGACGCTCGTCGACGAGAACCACCATTAGGTGAACCTCGGGATTGTTCGCGGCGATCGCGTTCGCGATGGTCTGCATCACCATCGTCTTGCCCGCCTTGGGCGGGGACACAATCAAACCACGCTGTCCCTTGCCGATGGGAGCCACCAGGTCGATGATACGGCCGGTCAGCTGAGTGTTGACAGTCTCCAGGCGGAGCTTCTCCTGCGGGTACAAAGGGGTCAGCTTCGCGAAGTCCGGGCGCTGCTTGGCCTTGTCGGGCTCATCCCCATTGATGGAGTCGATGCGCACCAGGGGATTGTATTTCTCCTTACGCTCCCCCTCCCGCGGGGTCCTGATGGCGCCTGCAATCACATCGCCGCGGCGCAAACCGAAACGACGTACCATCGCCAGCGGCAGGTAGGCATCATTCGGGCCGGGTAGGTACCCGGTGGTGCGCACGAACGCATAGTTGTCGAGGATGTCGACGATCCCAGAGACTGCCGCGAGTACATCGTCCTCAGAGATGGTGGGCTCGTTCTCGAAACGATCCATGCCACCGGAGCCGCGGCCGCGGCGGTTCTGGCGGTCACGGTTCCGGCGCCTCCGCCCGCGGCGGCCGCCCTCGTTCTCCTCCTCGAAACGTCCCGCTCCGGAATTGGTAGGGGCAAGCACCTGTGCTGTGGATGAGCCACCGGCCTGTCCCAGCGCAGCTGCCAGCCGTTCCCCCACTTCTTCGTTCGTGGCCTCCTGGGTGGCACGGTCGCGTTCCTTGTTGCGTTCGCGCCGGCGTCGGTTGCGGCTCATGCCTTCTCCCTCAGACCGCTGCTGCGTCTGGGGCGCCTCGGGCTCGGCCTCAGTTCTCGCGTTGTCCCTTACGTTGCCGCTGCCGGGGTTCTCAGGGGCCTCAACGGGAAGCTGGGGCTCGGATTCTGTCTTCTTGCGAGTACGGGCAGCACGGGTGGGGGCATCGGCCCTGGCAGAGACGTTTACTCCCCCGGAGATGGCGGCGATCAGGTCGCCCTTACGCATCACAGAGGTCCCCTTGATGCCCATCCCCGCTGCCATCTTTTTAAGCTCTGGGAGCCTCAGGTCTGCCAGGGAGTTTGAACCGGTTTCGGTCACGGATTGCCTTCCTTGCTCAGGAAACCGGCGGCGTCGGAAATTGCTCAGCCGGTGAAGTGTGTAGTCATGGTGCTCATCTCACGGTGGTAAAAGAATCCCCACCGGCGCCATTCAGATGACTGTAAAGAATAATAACACAAAACAGCCGCGTTCCTCCAACAGGCACCTTGGAAAAGCCCCAAGCCGTTCACACCGAAGTGGATTTGCGTCAGCCTCGATCCAGCTGGTCCAGCAGTTGGACACCTTTGCCGATCCCGAGATCACGACGGTGGAAGCCGTCATGCTCCACCGCGCCGGCCGCTTCCAGTTGTTCCGGAAGGCCTATTGCGAAAACCGTGGGGCCTGCCCCTGAGATGGTCGCCGGCACCCCTGAGGCCCGTAGCCGCTGCAGCAGCGCCCAGGAGCTGGGCATCAGCTCTGCCCTGTGGAATTGATGCAGGCGATCTCGTGTGGCGGCCAGCAAAAGATCGGGACGCTGTTCCAGAGCCAGCGGCAAAGAGGCCGCCGCGATTGCCTGCGCCACCGCGTCCTTTCGGGTGACCACATCCGGGAGCACCGCCCGGGCACCGGCGGTCCGCACCTCCAGATCCGGCACGAATGCCAGGCAGCGGAGCTCCCCTGCGGGCCGGAGCCTGATCAGTTCCACCTGCTCGCCATCAATCCACGCCAGGATCGCCCCGCCCCAGACAGCAGCACCGGCGTTGTCGGGATGCCCTTCGAGAAGACTGGAGATCTGGGTCAGCTCGGCCCGGTCGAGTTCCCTGCCGGGAAAGGCGATACCGTGAGCCAAGGCACAGCCCGCCACGATCGCGGCAGCGGAGGAACCCAGCCCACGTGAGTGCGGAATCGTGTTGTGGGCCCTAAGCACCAGCCCTCCTGGCGACGGAACATCCCACCGGCGCAGTGCATGCAGCAGCGACGCCAATACCAGGTGAGACTCGTCTCGCGGCACCTGATGGGCGCCCTGACCCGTTACCTCGACTCTGACACCGCCAGAGTCAGCCACCTCCAGATGCGCCTCGTCAAACCAGTCGACAGCCAGACCAGCACAGTCGAACCCAGGCCCCAGGTTGGCGGTTGTAGCTGGTACGCGGACGGTGAGTCTCACTTGCCCTCAATACGCATGTAGTCGATGGAGTCGCTGGTGAAGGGAGCCTCCCGCAGCGCCCCGATAACGCTTTGAAGATCCTGTTCCCGGGCATCGTGCGTCATGAGGTTCAGCACCGCAGTGAAGCCATCCGTGCGCCCGAGCCCTTCCAGGTAGGACTGCTGGCAGGTCTGGAGGGAGACCTGATGGGCTCCGAAGATGGTCGCGCACTTGGCCAGCACGCCTGGCTTGTCCTGCACCTGGAATCGGATGTAGTAGCGGCTGGTGGAGTCCCCTATGGGCGCCACGCCCCGCTTGGTGTAGCCAGTCCCGAGATGGCTCGCTGTGCCGCGAACCCGGTTCCGGGCCACGGTCACGACATCACCCATCACCGCGGAAGCAGTCGGGGCACCGCCTGCCCCCTGCCCGAGGAACATCAGCTGCCCAGCCTCGACCGACTCAACGAAGATGGCGTTGTAGGCGCCGGAGACGGACGCGAGCGGATGGGTTTTCGGAACCATCGCGGGATGAACCTTGACGATCACCCGGTCGTCCCCAGACAGCTTGGCCACGGCCAGCAGCTTGACGACGCATCCCATCTGGTCCGCGGCCGCGATATCGGCTTCAGTCACCGAGGAGATTCCCTCACAGAAGACCTCAGAGCTATGCACCTCGGTGTGGAAGGCCAGGCCCGCGAGGATGGCAGCCTTCGCCGCAGCGTCCTTGCCCTCTATGTCGGCTGTCGGATCCGCCTCCGCGAAGCCGAGTTCCTGGGCTTGGCGCAGAGCGACGTCGAAGCTCAGGTGTCCCGTCGTCATCTGGTCGAGGATGTAGTTCGTGGTGCCGTTGACGATGCCCATCACGGCACGGATCTCGTCTCCCACCAGCGATTCCCGAAGAGGCCGGATGATCGGGATTGCGCCCGCGACGGCAGCCTCGTAGTACAGATCGACACCATTTTTCTTCGCGGTCCTGCTGAGCTGTCCCAGGTCCTCAGCGAGCAGGGCCTTGTTCGCAGTGATCACGGACGCGCCCGCGTTCATGGCCTGCGTGAGCAGAGTCCGGGCGGGTTCGATACCACCGATGACCTCGATCACGAGATCCAGATCACCGCGCGAGACGAGACCGTGCACATCAGTGGTGAACAGCTCGGGATCGATCCCAGGGCGTTCGACGCCAAGCCTGCGCACGCCAATCCCCACGAGTTCCAGGGGCCGGCCGATGCGCTGCCGAAGTGGCTCTGCCTCCTGGGTCAGGATCCGAGCCACCTGGGAGCCCACAACCCCGGCGCCGAGCAGCGCCACCCTCAACGGCGAAGTCTCCTCAGCCATGCTCACTCCCCTACATCAAGTCGCATCAGGTCCTCCAGGGTTTCCCGCCTCAGCAGTGTCTGCACTTGTCCCTGGGATGCCGCCAGCAAAGGCGGTTTCGGCACCTGATTGTAGTTACTCGCCATGGATCGGCAATACGCGCCCGACCCCGGTACTGCGATCAGGTCCCCTGGTGCGATGTCGCGTGGCAGGAAAACATCGCGGATCAGGATATCCCCGCCCTCACAATGCTTACCCACCACCCGAGCCAGCACAGGATCGGCGTCGGAGGTGCGGTTGGCTAGAGCGCAGGAATATTCCGCCGCATATAGCGCAGGGCGAATGTTGTCGCTCATCCCCCCGTCAACCGAGACGTAGGTGCGGGAGCGCCCGTTCTCCAGCTCCACAGCCTTCACGGTCCCCACCTCGTAGAGCGCTACACCGGCCGGGCCACAGATCGCCCGCCCAGGTTCGATGCTGAGTTCAGGACGCCTCAGCCCGAAGGCCCGGCACTCATGATCGAGGATCTCATCGAAAGCACGTGCAAGCTCGGCGGTGGGCATCGGGGAGTCCGCCTCCGTGTAGGCGATACCGAAGCCGCCCCCAAGATCAAGCTCGGCGAGTTCCACTCCCGTCGCGACACGGAACTGTTCCGCCAGCCGCAACGTGCGACGGATCGCCACCTCGAAACCATGGGTCTCGAAGATCTGCGACCCGATGTGACTGTGGATTCCCCGGAGCTGTATCGACGAAGACGACTGGCAGCGCACGAGGGCCGCCAGGGCATGACCG
The sequence above is drawn from the Arachnia rubra genome and encodes:
- a CDS encoding homoserine dehydrogenase, with protein sequence MAEETSPLRVALLGAGVVGSQVARILTQEAEPLRQRIGRPLELVGIGVRRLGVERPGIDPELFTTDVHGLVSRGDLDLVIEVIGGIEPARTLLTQAMNAGASVITANKALLAEDLGQLSRTAKKNGVDLYYEAAVAGAIPIIRPLRESLVGDEIRAVMGIVNGTTNYILDQMTTGHLSFDVALRQAQELGFAEADPTADIEGKDAAAKAAILAGLAFHTEVHSSEVFCEGISSVTEADIAAADQMGCVVKLLAVAKLSGDDRVIVKVHPAMVPKTHPLASVSGAYNAIFVESVEAGQLMFLGQGAGGAPTASAVMGDVVTVARNRVRGTASHLGTGYTKRGVAPIGDSTSRYYIRFQVQDKPGVLAKCATIFGAHQVSLQTCQQSYLEGLGRTDGFTAVLNLMTHDAREQDLQSVIGALREAPFTSDSIDYMRIEGK
- the rho gene encoding transcription termination factor Rho, whose protein sequence is MAAGMGIKGTSVMRKGDLIAAISGGVNVSARADAPTRAARTRKKTESEPQLPVEAPENPGSGNVRDNARTEAEPEAPQTQQRSEGEGMSRNRRRRERNKERDRATQEATNEEVGERLAAALGQAGGSSTAQVLAPTNSGAGRFEEENEGGRRGRRRRNRDRQNRRGRGSGGMDRFENEPTISEDDVLAAVSGIVDILDNYAFVRTTGYLPGPNDAYLPLAMVRRFGLRRGDVIAGAIRTPREGERKEKYNPLVRIDSINGDEPDKAKQRPDFAKLTPLYPQEKLRLETVNTQLTGRIIDLVAPIGKGQRGLIVSPPKAGKTMVMQTIANAIAANNPEVHLMVVLVDERPEEVTDFQRTVSGEVIASTFDRPAEDHTVVAELAIERAKRLVELGHDVVVLLDGITRLGRAYNLAAPASGRILSGGVDSAALYPPKKFFGAARNIENGGSLTILATALIETGSRMDEVIFEEFKGTGNMELRLARQLADKRIFPAIDVDASGTRREDLLLGRDELNIIWKLRRALSGLDDQAALETLLARMRKTQNNHEFLLSVLKTTPAQEG
- the lysA gene encoding diaminopimelate decarboxylase, which translates into the protein MTHAHIAGSIHADVAKAGPQWLTLPEDLNQLRSELWPAGTERDAQGRIVIGGVALSQVAASHGTPAYLIDEQDFRARARAFRDSFADWRVYYAGKALLSRTVARWVMEEGLCLDVTTMGEMRIALAGGMPAARLGFHGNNKSLEEIRFALEQGVGRIIVDSFHEIDRIEAACQELGATAQVLVRVTTGVEAHTHEYIATAHEDQKFGLSILGGHALAALVRCQSSSSIQLRGIHSHIGSQIFETHGFEVAIRRTLRLAEQFRVATGVELAELDLGGGFGIAYTEADSPMPTAELARAFDEILDHECRAFGLRRPELSIEPGRAICGPAGVALYEVGTVKAVELENGRSRTYVSVDGGMSDNIRPALYAAEYSCALANRTSDADPVLARVVGKHCEGGDILIRDVFLPRDIAPGDLIAVPGSGAYCRSMASNYNQVPKPPLLAASQGQVQTLLRRETLEDLMRLDVGE
- the thrB gene encoding homoserine kinase, which encodes MRLTVRVPATTANLGPGFDCAGLAVDWFDEAHLEVADSGGVRVEVTGQGAHQVPRDESHLVLASLLHALRRWDVPSPGGLVLRAHNTIPHSRGLGSSAAAIVAGCALAHGIAFPGRELDRAELTQISSLLEGHPDNAGAAVWGGAILAWIDGEQVELIRLRPAGELRCLAFVPDLEVRTAGARAVLPDVVTRKDAVAQAIAAASLPLALEQRPDLLLAATRDRLHQFHRAELMPSSWALLQRLRASGVPATISGAGPTVFAIGLPEQLEAAGAVEHDGFHRRDLGIGKGVQLLDQLDRG